A window of Roseburia hominis A2-183 genomic DNA:
CAACAATATATTTTCCGATTTTCCAATACGTCTCTGTAATTACACTGTTTACTTTTTCAGCTATCTCTTTTTTGGCATTTGAAACTGCTGTTTCAATCTCATCCACCAATGGCTGAAGCATATTTGTCTGCTCTAAATCATTCATAATATATCCTTTCCGAATTTGTCAGACAGTGTCTGACAAATTCAATTTCCATTTTTATGTATTACGTTGTCTCCATTTCTCTTTAGCTTTTTCCAAATCGCTCTATCACTATATTTCCCTTGAACTAATATTATATTTCATATTTGCATAAAAAGAAATATAATAATTACAAATACTCCTCCTTCCCCTTATCTCTTTGCACGGAATTTTCTATATTATTCCCCGCAGCCTTTACTTTCATAGTCTCAAGCTTTTCTTTCAAGGATACCCTCTGTGCCGGCTTATCCGCCATCGCTGCTGTGAGCCTCATTCCCTGCGGATTTCCATTCTCCACAGCATAATTATGTCGGGTATTTTCTATGGGATACGGTTTTCTGGTATCTGCCACCTGCTCAGTACCCAGTTCCGATTTATCATCTTCCATACCTATTCCGTCATCTCCCTTTTCGTCCATATTGAGCAGGGCATTTAAGGCAGAAAGGCGGTCTAACTTCTCTGAAAGCTCTGCTTCCTGTGCAAATGGCTTTGTAACCTCTACCTTCGCTGTTTCAAGCTGACGCTCCACATTCTCCAGCTTTGTGGATGCTTCTGCCAGTTCCTTTGTCATGGCTTCCAACGCATGGTTGATACGGGAAATGTTACCCAGCGGGTCAACACCAATCTCCAGATTATGACTGAGCTGTCCTTTGATGTTCATAACGAATTTATGGTTAAAGGAATCAAAGGACACCGCCATTTTAAAGCCTGCATACTCTCCAATGACTGCCGGAGCATTAACGCTCTTGATTTCTTTGCACATCTCCACAAGTGCAGTTCCGGCTTCTTTTTTATCCGTATAGACCTTATTCCCGACCCTCATAGAGAAAAACTCCTTATCTGCTGGGAGATTGGTTTTTGCAGTCTGAATATCTGCCTGCAAGCCACTGATACGCTCCTTCAGAATGGTTATCTGCTGTGGATAATGCTTTGCAATGTTGTCCTCCAGACGGTATTTCTGACTGGTGTGGTTGGCTTTCATCAGTTTCAGCTTGCTGACCTGAATATCCAAATCCATCTTTTCTTTTATATAGGGATTCCCCGTTGCCAGAGCCTTAACCTCTGCATAAGAAAGTGCTGCTTCGTCCACATCCTCACAACTTCGCACCGGAGATTTGCTTGTCATAATCTGACCGATAAATTTCTGCTTATTCTCGATAAGCTGGTCGAGTAGGTCAGCGGTATTACTACCGCTTTCCCCTCTAAGAACCGTGCGTGAGAGTTTCCCCTCACACGGCTCAAGCACTTATAAGCCCTGCGTTAGCAGAACCAGTTCATCAACATTTTTCGAGTAATGAAGTTCTCTGTGGCAATCAGCATGTAATAAGACATTCGTTTCTTTAAAATCTGCTCCCACTTCCGTATGGATTCGGAATCCCCGTTCCACTGTGATAGGTTCACCACAATGCGGACAAATGCCTTTCTGCATTTTGTACAGTGCATTTAATTTTTTCCTTCCATTGATTTCTCGAAGCATTCTCTTTGTGTTTCTGTCCTCAAAATATTCTGTGAAACGCTCATCAAATGGTGTCGCTTCTGATTTTGTTTTCAGCCACCTTACTATTTTAGTATCAGTAGCATATATCAGATGTAATTCAAATGAGTCTGCCATATTTACACTGAATGTCCAGTTCCTTGTGCCGACTCTCCTGAAATATTTCTTTGCTATCCATTTGTGGCTTTTCTTCGGATGCCTACGTTTACACCATCTCCACAGACATCTCCATACATCGAAATCAAACCTGTCAAACGCCTGCGAGGAGACATTATACTTTTGGAAATTTACCCATCCTCTGATGACCGGATTTAACTTTCTTATCAAATCTTCCTGCTTCATAGATGGATTTTGCTTTATAATCCCCCGTATCTTATTCACAATGGCTTTATAGTTCTTTTTGGATGGTTTTGTAAGAAGCTTGTCTTTATACCACCGTATATTACATCCGAGAAAATCAAAACCATCTTCGATATGGGTAATCACTGTCTTTTCTTCTGACAGTTCCAATCCTCTCTCTGATAAAAATTCCCGGATAATCGGGAGAACACCTGCTTCCAAAAGCTCTCTGCTTTCGCCTGTGACGATGAAATCGTCAGCATAACGTATAAAGTTCACTTTTGGAAAATATGCTTTTCCATCCCTTTTAGTTTTGTGGTATTTCTTCCTAATCTGGACTTCCAGACCATCCAACACCATGTTGCAGATAGTTGGTGAGATAGCCGAACCCTGTGGGCTGCCGAGGTCTGTTGGAAATAATCTTCCGGTCTCGACATACCCGCTTTTTAACCATTTTCGCAGAATATCTCTGTCCATTGGGATATGGTTCAGTATCCATTCGTGACTGATGTTATCAAAACAGCCCTTAATGTCTCCTTCCAGCACCCATTTAGGGGATTTTGCTTTATTCAGACAGGTAAAGCACTGTTCGATTGCATCCTGTACACATCTCTTTGCTCTAAATCCATAGGAGTTAGGGTCAGCAGTGATTTCCGCAATCGGTTCCAGTGCAAATTTGTACAATGTCTGCATCGCTCTATCCTTCATACATGGGATACTGAGCGGCCTCATTTTTCCGTTCTTTTTCGGGATATATACCCTCTTTAACGGTAATGGTTTATAGCCTCTGCGTTTTAAGCTGAGAATTGCTTCATATTTCAGTTTGGGAGTAGACCATAAGATTTTGTCTACACCTGCTGTCTTTTTGCCTTTATTACTCGTTACTCTTTTTACAGCTAAAGCACGTCCGTAGAAAGAGTGTGTAAGCAGCCATTGCAAAGACTTTACTTTGCCGGTTCTGCCCTGTTGATGAGCCTTTACGATACGCATTTGCAGTTTTTTAACGTATGCATTCGCTTTGTTCCAGTCGATGCTGTCCCATGCCTTTGCAACGTCAGAAGTCGCACACATTTTCATGTTCATTTGCCTTACTCCTTTCAAAAATTCTATAAACTCTCTCGTAATTAAGCACCATGCGGAATTCTGCTCCCCTTTCGGGTGGGGCAAATTTTGAACCCCTATCCGTCCTCATTACAAGGTCGGCATTCGCTTCCTCCGCAATCCTTTACCCGCATTCCCAACGGCTTCCCTTACGGTCCACTTGCCTTTGCAGGCGAGAATACGGGCTTGACACGTTCCACTTAATCAACAATCATTGATAGTTTAGGTTCCACCTCTACTCCGGCAGTCTTATGTCCGTGTATTCCTATCGTGGAGAGGAATATCCAACTGCACACCTTTTGGTTCAAGCCTGTCAGCTACTTTGGCTTGTTCAGCCTTAACGAAGCTTACGGTGATTCAGTTAATTAACCATGCTATCAGAAAGCCTGCACCCTAACCGCCTTGTAGCTGGCAGTTTTGCTTCTCCCTCACGGGATTTGCTCCAAATAGGGTTCCATTTATATCCGCTTCCGAACAATGCCATTACTGGCAAAGCCGGGGATATTGGCTTCATCCAACGGAATGGATGGTTTGGTCGGAATTACCGCCAAACAGTTAAATTAAGCGACTTCGTGTCGCACCCATGAGTAGCTGTCAAATGTTCCCTCTGTCACATACCGGAAAATCTTAACCTTTGGATTCCTGTTGCCCTGCCGCAAAATACGCCCCTCCTGCTGTTCAATATCAGACGGACGCCACGGTACATCGAGGTGGTGCAGAGCAATCAGTCTGTCCTGCACGTTTGTCCCGGCTCCCATTTTTGCAGTAGAACCCAATAAAAAACGAACCTGTCCGCTTCTTACCTTACTGAACAGCTCCGCTTTCCTAAGCTCCGTATTTGCCTGATGTATAAAGGCGATTTCTTCTGCGGGAACACCTTTTTCCATCAGTTTATTTCTTATATCCTCATAGACATTAAATGTACCATCTCCTTTCGGTGTCGATAAATCACAGAAAATAAGCTGTGCTGATTTCTCCCCTTTGGTATCTTCCCAAATCTCAAATGCCTTATCCACACAGGTTTTTGCTTTGGAATGTTCCTCATCGGGGAGCATATCGTTGATCAGACGCTGGTCGAGTGCCAGTTTTCTTCCATCGTTGGTAATCTTGAGCATATTATCCTGATGCGGCTCTACCAGTCTGTTACGCACTGCCTCCGCCCGATCTGCCAGCGATGTTACCATCTCTTTCTGATATTCGCTGGGTTTCAGCACCACGTTCTCATATTCTGCTTCCGGCACAGGCAGCTTTAACATATCCGGTGTCTGGATATCCGCACTCTCCTTGAAAAGTGCAATCAGCTCCGGCAGATTGAAGAATTTTGCAAATCTTGTCTTTGCCCGGTATCCTGTTCCCTCCGGTGCCAGCTCAATGGCGGTCTGTGTTTCTCCAAAAGAAGCTGCCCAACTGTCAAAATGCCCTAATCCCATCTTCTGAAGCGTACCATACTGAAGATACCGCATATTGGTGTAAAGCTCCGTCATACTGTTGCTGATCGGCGTACCCGTAGCAAACGTAATGCCCTTTCCGCCAGTCAGCTCATCAAGGTACTGGCACTTAGCAAACATATCGGAGGACTTCTGTGCTTCCGTCTGTGCAATGCCCGCCACATTCCGCATTTTCGTGTATAGAAAAAGGTTCTTATAATTGTGACTTTCATCTACAAACAGCCTGTCCACACCTAACTGCTCAAAGGTTACAACATTATCTTTCCGGGAAGTATCGTTGAGTTTTTCCAGTCTTGTCATAAGGGATTTTCTGGACTTTTCCATCTGCTTAATGGTGTAACGCTCCCCGTTATCTGCTTTCGCCTGCTCTATGGCAAGCTCAATCTCATCAATCTGTCTTTCGATAATGCCTATCTGTCTTTCCTGCGACAACGGGATTTTTTCAAACTGGCTATGCCCGATAATGACAGCATCATAATCTCCGGTGGCGATTCTGGAACAGAATTTCTTCCGGTTGGCTGGCTCAAAATCTTTCTTCGTTGCCGCTAAAATATTTGCTCCGGGATATAACCGCAAAAAGTCACTCGCCCACTGTTCCGTCAAATGATTGGGAACAACGAACAGGCTCTTTTGGCATAACCCTAACCGCTTGCTTTCCATTGCTGCAGCAATCATTTCAAAAGTCTTTCCTGCTCCCACACAATGAGCAAGCAGGGTATTGTCCCCGTAAAGCTGGTGTGCCACCGCATTTAACTGGTGCGGTCTAAGGTCGATGTCCGGTGTCATGCCAGGGAATTTCAAATGGGAACCGTCATATTCTCTTGGTCTGGTAGAATTAAAGAGCTTGTTATATTTCGCCACCAAGTCCTGTCTACGTTCCTGATCTTCAAATACCCAGTTCTTAAAGGCTTCCCGGACTGCCTCCTGTTTCTGACTGGCAATCATGGTTTCCTTTTTATTCAGGACTCTCGTTTCCTTTCCGTCCTCTATCACGGTATCGTACACCCGGCTGTCCTTTAAATTCAGAGAATCCTCTAAAATCTGATAAGCATTTCTCCGGTTTGTACCATAAGTCATATTTACAAGACTGTTTCCGTAATCCGCACTTTTTCCTTTTACATTCCACTGTCCTGTCACATCGGAATACTGAATCCCCATTGTATTCCGGTTGAAGAGATGCTGCGGTGTTTCAAAAACATCACGCATGAAATCTTCAATATATTTCGGTTCAACCCATGTGGCACCGATACGCACCTCAATCTCGCTGGCATCCAGTTCTGTGGGCTGCACCTGTGTAAGTGCCTGCACATTTATGTTGTATTCCGGGTGGTTTTCGGCGTAAATCTTCGCTGTTTGCAACTTATCCCGGACATTGCCGCTTAAATACTCGTCCGCTGCTTCCCACCTGTCTGTGACCGGATTCTGAAAGATAATGCCCGTCAGTTCTTCTTTGATTGTATCAATCTCTTTTCCGGTCAGCTCCGCCATATAAGAAAGGTCAACTTTTGCTTTTTCTGATAAAGATACTGCCAGAGCTTCCGTTGCTGTATCCACGCTTGTAACCACTTCCGCTTTCTTAATGGTACGTTTCGTGAACATATCCGCTTTGCCTTTGAAATTTCCCTCGTCATCCAGCTTTTCCAGAGAACATAACAGACAATAGCTGCTGTCCTGATTAAAGGCTCTTTTGTTGGTCTGGGAATTGATTAAACCGTATTTTCTGCTGAACGTATCATAAAGGGTATTCAATTCTTTCTGCTTTTCCTTAATCACAGTATCCGGATATTCTTCCAACTGCAAATTGATAAGCTCTTGCGTACAGTTTCGGATTCCTACCATGCCTTTTATGCGTTCCTGCATGGATTCTGACATATCCACAGGCTTCATAATGGAATTTTCACGGTAATATACCTTATCTTCCACCAGTGTGTAGCTGTAATTCTTTACGTCCGGGTCTGCCGGAATGGTGGCATCTGCCAGCTCATCCGCAAGCTCGTCCGTCTCCACTGCTTCGATTTCCCCGTCAATCCGGCTGACCGCATCCATTAACTGCTCTGCAAACGGTCTTGTGGCATCCGGTTGGCAGGTGCTTTCCATGCCATAGGGACCGCTGACCATTTCCATCTTCCCAACAATCATTTCCGGGTGTTCCGCAAAGTAGGTATTCATGGCGATACCGTTTGCATCTTCTGATAAATGTACCCAATCCGGTTCTATGTCCATCACACGGTCACGCTTCTTAAAAAACAAAATATCCGAAGTGACTTCTGTCCCTGCATTTTCCTTAAATGCTGTATTCGGAAGTCTGACCGCCCCCATAAGCTCCGCTCGCTGAGCCAGATACTTTCTGACCTCCGGACTTTTTTTATCCATTGTTCCCTTACTGGTAACAAAAGCAACCACACCGCCGGGACGGACTTTATCTAATGTCTTTGCAAAGAAATAATCATGAATCAGGAAATTATTTTTATCATATTGTTTATCCGCTACCTTATACTGTCCGAATGGCACGTTGCCGACTGCTACATCAAAAAAATCATTCGGATAGTCTGTTTTTTCAAAACCGGATATTTTAATATCCGCTTTCGGATAGAGCTGTCTTGCAATCCTGCCCGTAATACCATCCAGCTCCACACCATAAAGTCGGCTTTCCTGCATCTTCTCCGGCAGCATTCCGAAGAAATTTCCGATACCCATTGCAGGCTCTAATACATTCCCCTTTTCAAATCCCATACGGTCTAAGGTATCATAAATACTGCGGATAATGGCAGGACTGGTATAGTGGGCATTTAAGGTGCTTTCCCTTGCAGAAGCGTACTCCTGCGACGATAACAATTCCTTTAACTGCTGATATTCTCCCGCCCATGCAGATTTGCTTTCATCAAAGGCATCGGCAAGCCCGCCCCAGCCAACATACTGTGATAAAATCTGCTGTTCCGACCGTGTGGCGATACGGTTCTCGCTCTCCACCTTTTCCAAAGTACGGATTGCTTCTATATTTCGTCGGAATTTCTCTTTCGCACTGCCTGCTCCTAACGCATCGTCTGTAATGTGGAAATTGACCGCATTGGATTTATCAATCTTTGGTGCAGGCTGCTTCACAGGCTTTTCTATGGCAGGTTCTTCCACTGACTTTTGGACATCGTGTCCAGAAGTGTCCGGTTCCATGCTTTGCAGATAGTGTTCCGCTTCCTCTTTTGTTTCAAAGGTGGGAATTGTACCGTCCTCTTTTATATAATAATCTTCCCTGCCATGATCCCATACTGCAAAATCCTGTCCCGGCTCAAAGGCATCGCTGGTTTCCTCAACTGAGAATCGTGATTCTGTTTCCGCTACATCTTCCGTTCCTTCAATGCGTGAAAATACCTCCGCTTCGTGTCGGTCTATATCTTCCATTGCAATGAGATTCAAATAATCGTTTTCAATTTCTTCCCTGCTCGGTTTGTAATCATATTCAAAATGGACATTTTCGTTTATGAGTACGTAAAAGAACGCATTGTCCTGCATGGAATTTCCAAGCACATAGTTATTTTCTTCCGACTTCCATTCATCAATCTTTAAACACAACTGCCCGTCAATGGTAATCTGCTGTGCCGCAATCTCCTTTTCCTGCTCCATATACCGTCTTGTCTGATTGATAAATCCATTTAAGACCGCCGGATGGGAAGAAACAATCAAATCACGGTTCTCATACTTGGCATACGGTTCTATTTCTTTTGCCCATGCCTTATTGTCGGGAGAAAATCTGCCATCGTGCGTCAGGTGCATGACAGTATTGGCAAGTACATAGCTGACACGCTCGCTACCATATTTTCGGATTACTTCATCCGGTGTATCTTTCGGCAGACGATACCCGTCAAATTTTTCCGAAATCGTCCGTTCAATGGCTTCTTTACAGGCAACCTTCGTTTTCCGTTCTATTACCGCCTGTGCTTTTTCCAGCGCTTTCTGTGCTTCTTCCTCTTTGTACCGGGCATAGGCTTCTTTCCCTGCCGGAGATAAATACTTATCTTCCGCCACCAGCTTTCGGATACGCTTTTCGACTACTTTCCAAGACAGCAGCACTTTCGCATAAGGTTCGCAGATATTTCCCTTTTTTAATTCAATCCCTTTAAAGTTGTGGTCTTGCCAGCTATGGTCTGCTCCGGCAAGTGCATGAGAGCCGCCTCCAATGCCATATTCTTTTTTCAGAAATTCCGCTGCTTCTTTGCTGTCATGCTTTTCCTGAAAATAATCATAGATGCGGAAAGAACCATGTGAATATCCACTTCCCCTGCCAAGATTATGGTCTATCTCGTCCTGAGTAATAAAATCCTCCCTTTTTATTTCCACATGGTCTGCGGTTGGAAAGATTTGTTTTTCTATCAGCAGATTGTCAAGTTCCTCCCGCAGCTCCTCTTTTGGCATAACTGAACGGAAACGTAGCTTTTTCTCTCCGGTTTCAAGCTGATGAAGTGCCTGATCCATGTGGGAAGCCACAAGCTCAACTCCTTCTTTTGTAGAAAGGTATTCTATCATTCTTGCATGAGCCTCCGGATAATTTCCTGCTTTTAGCCCAAGCTCCTCCGGCAGTTCTCCCATGCCATCCCGGAAAAAGAAAAAGAGATGCCCTGCAATCCGGTCACGTTCTGCTTCGTCAGTCAGATAAGCTTCATTTGCTCCCATATAGGTACCGTTTACTACCTGTGAGCGGATTTTTGCTTCCACCTCCTGCCAGTTCATCTGAAGCACCGGACGCTCTGTCGATGTGCCATATCCGACACGCATCCCATCCTCATTGAACCATACCGCTAACTGCTTTCCGTCAAATTCAAAGCCCTTTCCGGTTGTTCCATACTCTTTCTGTAAGAAAGCAGCCATCTCCTCCGGTGTCTTTCCCTGCTGATATTTGGTGTAGATACGCTTTCTGCTGTTATCCCTGCCTCCGCCGCTCCGCAGAATATCCGCTATCTGCTCCGGCGGTATCTTTGTTTCTGACCGTATCGGTGTCACTGTTTCCGCCTGTTTCATGGCAAGATTGCCAGCCTGCTCCGTAAACATGGAAAATAAGTCAAGCTGCTGGTACATTCCCGCTGTTTCAATCCGCTCTGCGGTTTCTCCTGGAAGAAGATATACTCCGTCCTCCATATAGGAATTGACAAGAAAACGTGCTTCCTCCCATGACAGCCTGCTTTCCGCTTCACGGGTCAGATAATTGCCTTTCCATAAGGTAATACCGTCCTCATCGGCACGGTAGCCGCCCCGCATTTCCCCGATATTGAACTCGGTGTATTCTTCCATGCGGAACGAATTTCTCAGATAATCCGCCTGAATCTTTGCATCCTGCTCTATCTGAAAATACCCAGCTATTTCCGGTCTTTTATGCTTCAGGAACTCATCACTGCATAAAATACCACGCTGTAAGTCCTCCCCCTGCTCTGTTTCAGACAGCTTCGGAAAAAAAGAACCGGATAATGAATGTTCTCCACTATCCGGTTCTGGTATTTCTTCTTCCTGTATGTCATTTTCTAACTGTAAATCAGTTCCGTCAGCACGATCTCCTCCGCTGAATGTCTGATGTTGTTCATCTTCGCTACCCACTTCATCTGATCGGCTGCTTTCAGTTCCTCGTTCACTCCCTCTGCTTTCGCCATCTGTTCGCTCAGGGCTTCCATTCTCTGCTCTGCCTGCTCCTGTATCTCCAGACAGTGTGCTTTCAGCTCGCCCGCCAGTATCATGCCCTGATAAATCCCTTTCCGGTGTTCCTGTAAGAAGTTCTTCCGCATCATACCGTACTTCGTCAGCGTTCCCTCCGGTTCCTCGTTCGCTGTCAGGTTCGGAATCAGATAATCCCCGTTCTTTTCGTATGTCAGTTTCATGTGCCGCATCCTCCTTTTTGCTCTGTATTTCTATCTCCTGATTGTTTTGTAGCTCCTTTTCGCTTTCACGCTTTAAAGCATTATAGTCTGTATCTGCTTCATTTGCAAGCACTTTCTCCGTATTTTCCAAAGAAGTTTGTGTGCGTCCTGCATTAGCTTTTTCCTGTGCCTTCCTGCGGGCAATCTGGCGGTCATACGCTCCTATGGTTCTGCCTATCTCCATTAAAAGCGGCTTGCACATATCTGTGGTGGCTGTACCAACAACAGACAGGGTTTTCATCGTATTAAAGTCGCTGATATATTCAAATCCCTGCTCGTCTTTCCACAGTTCCATATCTGCACCGCATCGTGACAGTATGGTGTAAGCAATACTGGAAGAAAGCGTATCACGAAGCCTGACACCTACATTTAACTCGTCCAGTTCCTCTAAAAAGCTGCCCTCTTTCACATATTCGATTTCCGGCAGAAGTTCTTCATAATAATCCAAAGCAATCCGATTGGATATTTCCATTATCCGCTGTTCAAAGGAGCTGTTTTTATCCGTTTCTCCGTATGTCTTTTCAAGCTGTGCCAGGACTGTTTCTTTATGCTCCTCACGCAACTCCCACAAATTCGGATCACGTCCTATCCGCCTTGCCTTATGTACGTCGGACACATCGAAAACATATTTCAATCTTGTATAGGAATTTTCCGTATCCAGCAGGGCAATTCCCTTTGCTCCACGGTTTACCCAGCAATTCATCTTCTCATTCCATAGTTCAAGGGACGCACAGGCTGTTGCATCCGGTCGTTGTGCAAAAATAAGTATCTGTTCATTGAACGGATATTTATAAAGCCTTGCAGCGGTAGTCAGATACCTTGTCCACTCCTGCCCGTTTTTCGCTATCTCTTTTGCGGTATCCTCCGCCAGATAGGAAATCATCTGATATTTTGTTACCATAAGCATTCCTCCAAAATGACGGAGGGGATAACCCCCGCCGCCTTATTCATAAAAACCGTGTTCTTCGATACCGTTTTCCAGAATTGTGCCAATCAGCTCCTCCAATTCCATCTCCTTCAGCTCGCTGATCACAATGAGCTTTGCAAGGATATCTTTTTCCACCGGAACGACATAGCTTTCTTCATCAGGGCAAAGCTCCCGTACACAAATCTCCAGTCCGTCTGCAATTTTGCAGAGCGTACTTATATCTGCTTCCCGGATACCTGCCAGAATATCCATCAATACATCTTCCCTGACACCGCACCGCAAAGAAAGTTCTGGAATATCCATATCCTGCTCTTTCATAATGTTTAAAATTTTATCTCCGGTGCTGTAAACAACGGTCTTTTTCATTTCTGTATTCATTTTTCTGTCTCCTTTTCACTTGCTTTTTCTCGGTGGAAATTCCATCTTGAATTTGTACTGCGAACCTTTGATTTCCTTTCCGTCTTTGATATAAGAATAATCCTCAATTCCCTCCGGAATCAGGTACGCATCGTAGCTTCCCTTTTTCCCTTTTAATCCTCTCACAAGGGTCTTTTTCCCTTCAAGCAGACTTTTCATCTGTGTATCGGAAAACGTTGCTCCCATTGCCCTACCCACATTCATGCCGCATTTTTGTTTGCAGTAAGCACCGAATTTTCCTTTTACTACATCGCTGCCGCATTTCGGGCATTTTCCAAGCACTTCCTGCATCGTT
This region includes:
- a CDS encoding helicase encodes the protein MLEPCEGKLSRTVLRGESGSNTADLLDQLIENKQKFIGQIMTSKSPVRSCEDVDEAALSYAEVKALATGNPYIKEKMDLDIQVSKLKLMKANHTSQKYRLEDNIAKHYPQQITILKERISGLQADIQTAKTNLPADKEFFSMRVGNKVYTDKKEAGTALVEMCKEIKSVNAPAVIGEYAGFKMAVSFDSFNHKFVMNIKGQLSHNLEIGVDPLGNISRINHALEAMTKELAEASTKLENVERQLETAKVEVTKPFAQEAELSEKLDRLSALNALLNMDEKGDDGIGMEDDKSELGTEQVADTRKPYPIENTRHNYAVENGNPQGMRLTAAMADKPAQRVSLKEKLETMKVKAAGNNIENSVQRDKGKEEYL
- the ltrA gene encoding group II intron reverse transcriptase/maturase, which codes for MNMKMCATSDVAKAWDSIDWNKANAYVKKLQMRIVKAHQQGRTGKVKSLQWLLTHSFYGRALAVKRVTSNKGKKTAGVDKILWSTPKLKYEAILSLKRRGYKPLPLKRVYIPKKNGKMRPLSIPCMKDRAMQTLYKFALEPIAEITADPNSYGFRAKRCVQDAIEQCFTCLNKAKSPKWVLEGDIKGCFDNISHEWILNHIPMDRDILRKWLKSGYVETGRLFPTDLGSPQGSAISPTICNMVLDGLEVQIRKKYHKTKRDGKAYFPKVNFIRYADDFIVTGESRELLEAGVLPIIREFLSERGLELSEEKTVITHIEDGFDFLGCNIRWYKDKLLTKPSKKNYKAIVNKIRGIIKQNPSMKQEDLIRKLNPVIRGWVNFQKYNVSSQAFDRFDFDVWRCLWRWCKRRHPKKSHKWIAKKYFRRVGTRNWTFSVNMADSFELHLIYATDTKIVRWLKTKSEATPFDERFTEYFEDRNTKRMLREINGRKKLNALYKMQKGICPHCGEPITVERGFRIHTEVGADFKETNVLLHADCHRELHYSKNVDELVLLTQGL
- a CDS encoding DUF3849 domain-containing protein, translated to MVTKYQMISYLAEDTAKEIAKNGQEWTRYLTTAARLYKYPFNEQILIFAQRPDATACASLELWNEKMNCWVNRGAKGIALLDTENSYTRLKYVFDVSDVHKARRIGRDPNLWELREEHKETVLAQLEKTYGETDKNSSFEQRIMEISNRIALDYYEELLPEIEYVKEGSFLEELDELNVGVRLRDTLSSSIAYTILSRCGADMELWKDEQGFEYISDFNTMKTLSVVGTATTDMCKPLLMEIGRTIGAYDRQIARRKAQEKANAGRTQTSLENTEKVLANEADTDYNALKRESEKELQNNQEIEIQSKKEDAAHETDIRKERGLSDSEPDSERGTGGNADEVRYDAEELLTGTPERDLSGHDTGGRAESTLSGDTGAGRAENGSPERTDGESRGSERGTESSRSDEVGSEDEQHQTFSGGDRADGTDLQLENDIQEEEIPEPDSGEHSLSGSFFPKLSETEQGEDLQRGILCSDEFLKHKRPEIAGYFQIEQDAKIQADYLRNSFRMEEYTEFNIGEMRGGYRADEDGITLWKGNYLTREAESRLSWEEARFLVNSYMEDGVYLLPGETAERIETAGMYQQLDLFSMFTEQAGNLAMKQAETVTPIRSETKIPPEQIADILRSGGGRDNSRKRIYTKYQQGKTPEEMAAFLQKEYGTTGKGFEFDGKQLAVWFNEDGMRVGYGTSTERPVLQMNWQEVEAKIRSQVVNGTYMGANEAYLTDEAERDRIAGHLFFFFRDGMGELPEELGLKAGNYPEAHARMIEYLSTKEGVELVASHMDQALHQLETGEKKLRFRSVMPKEELREELDNLLIEKQIFPTADHVEIKREDFITQDEIDHNLGRGSGYSHGSFRIYDYFQEKHDSKEAAEFLKKEYGIGGGSHALAGADHSWQDHNFKGIELKKGNICEPYAKVLLSWKVVEKRIRKLVAEDKYLSPAGKEAYARYKEEEAQKALEKAQAVIERKTKVACKEAIERTISEKFDGYRLPKDTPDEVIRKYGSERVSYVLANTVMHLTHDGRFSPDNKAWAKEIEPYAKYENRDLIVSSHPAVLNGFINQTRRYMEQEKEIAAQQITIDGQLCLKIDEWKSEENNYVLGNSMQDNAFFYVLINENVHFEYDYKPSREEIENDYLNLIAMEDIDRHEAEVFSRIEGTEDVAETESRFSVEETSDAFEPGQDFAVWDHGREDYYIKEDGTIPTFETKEEAEHYLQSMEPDTSGHDVQKSVEEPAIEKPVKQPAPKIDKSNAVNFHITDDALGAGSAKEKFRRNIEAIRTLEKVESENRIATRSEQQILSQYVGWGGLADAFDESKSAWAGEYQQLKELLSSQEYASARESTLNAHYTSPAIIRSIYDTLDRMGFEKGNVLEPAMGIGNFFGMLPEKMQESRLYGVELDGITGRIARQLYPKADIKISGFEKTDYPNDFFDVAVGNVPFGQYKVADKQYDKNNFLIHDYFFAKTLDKVRPGGVVAFVTSKGTMDKKSPEVRKYLAQRAELMGAVRLPNTAFKENAGTEVTSDILFFKKRDRVMDIEPDWVHLSEDANGIAMNTYFAEHPEMIVGKMEMVSGPYGMESTCQPDATRPFAEQLMDAVSRIDGEIEAVETDELADELADATIPADPDVKNYSYTLVEDKVYYRENSIMKPVDMSESMQERIKGMVGIRNCTQELINLQLEEYPDTVIKEKQKELNTLYDTFSRKYGLINSQTNKRAFNQDSSYCLLCSLEKLDDEGNFKGKADMFTKRTIKKAEVVTSVDTATEALAVSLSEKAKVDLSYMAELTGKEIDTIKEELTGIIFQNPVTDRWEAADEYLSGNVRDKLQTAKIYAENHPEYNINVQALTQVQPTELDASEIEVRIGATWVEPKYIEDFMRDVFETPQHLFNRNTMGIQYSDVTGQWNVKGKSADYGNSLVNMTYGTNRRNAYQILEDSLNLKDSRVYDTVIEDGKETRVLNKKETMIASQKQEAVREAFKNWVFEDQERRQDLVAKYNKLFNSTRPREYDGSHLKFPGMTPDIDLRPHQLNAVAHQLYGDNTLLAHCVGAGKTFEMIAAAMESKRLGLCQKSLFVVPNHLTEQWASDFLRLYPGANILAATKKDFEPANRKKFCSRIATGDYDAVIIGHSQFEKIPLSQERQIGIIERQIDEIELAIEQAKADNGERYTIKQMEKSRKSLMTRLEKLNDTSRKDNVVTFEQLGVDRLFVDESHNYKNLFLYTKMRNVAGIAQTEAQKSSDMFAKCQYLDELTGGKGITFATGTPISNSMTELYTNMRYLQYGTLQKMGLGHFDSWAASFGETQTAIELAPEGTGYRAKTRFAKFFNLPELIALFKESADIQTPDMLKLPVPEAEYENVVLKPSEYQKEMVTSLADRAEAVRNRLVEPHQDNMLKITNDGRKLALDQRLINDMLPDEEHSKAKTCVDKAFEIWEDTKGEKSAQLIFCDLSTPKGDGTFNVYEDIRNKLMEKGVPAEEIAFIHQANTELRKAELFSKVRSGQVRFLLGSTAKMGAGTNVQDRLIALHHLDVPWRPSDIEQQEGRILRQGNRNPKVKIFRYVTEGTFDSYSWVRHEVA
- a CDS encoding helix-turn-helix domain-containing protein, with translation MNTEMKKTVVYSTGDKILNIMKEQDMDIPELSLRCGVREDVLMDILAGIREADISTLCKIADGLEICVRELCPDEESYVVPVEKDILAKLIVISELKEMELEELIGTILENGIEEHGFYE